CCGGGTGGCCCTCGGCGATCATCAGCGCGATGGCGTCGGTGAGCTGCACCTCGCCGCCGGCGCCGCGGTCGATCCGCCGCAACGCGTCGAACACGGCCCGGTCCAGCACATAGCGGCCCGCGGCGGCGTACATCGACGGCGCGTCGGCGGCCTTGGGCTTCTCGACCATCCCCTTGACCCGCAGCACGTCGGGGTTGTCACCACCGGGGACGGGCTCGACGTCGAAAACGCCGTAGGCGCTGACCTCTTCGGGGCTGACCTCGATCGCGCACAGCACGGTGCCGCCCCACCTGGCCCGCACCGCCGACATCGTCTCCAACACCCCGGTGGGCAACACCAGGTCGTCGGGAAGCAGCACGGCGACGGCGTCTTCGTCGGCGGACAGGGTGGGTTCCACGCAACTGATGGCGTGGCCCAGCCCCAACGGCTCGGCCTGCACCACCGACTCCACCTTGATCAACTGCGGGGCCCGGCGCACCTTTGCCAGCATGGCCTTCTTGCCACGTGCCTCCAGCGTGCCTTCCAGCACCAGGTCTTCGACGAAGTGCGCGACAACGCCGTCCTTGCCCTCGGAGGTGATGATCACCAGCCGCTCGGCCCCGGCCTCGGCCGCCTCGGCGGCGACCAGCTCGATGCCGGGGGTGTCGACGACGGGCAGCAACTCCTT
This is a stretch of genomic DNA from Mycolicibacter terrae. It encodes these proteins:
- a CDS encoding UTP--glucose-1-phosphate uridylyltransferase; protein product: MPTPKVPIPRTAIVPAAGLGTRFLPATKTVPKELLPVVDTPGIELVAAEAAEAGAERLVIITSEGKDGVVAHFVEDLVLEGTLEARGKKAMLAKVRRAPQLIKVESVVQAEPLGLGHAISCVEPTLSADEDAVAVLLPDDLVLPTGVLETMSAVRARWGGTVLCAIEVSPEEVSAYGVFDVEPVPGGDNPDVLRVKGMVEKPKAADAPSMYAAAGRYVLDRAVFDALRRIDRGAGGEVQLTDAIALMIAEGHPVHVVVHRGSRHDLGNPGGYLKAAVDFALDRDDYGQDLRRWLVARLGLAET